One window from the genome of Ammoniphilus sp. CFH 90114 encodes:
- a CDS encoding YcdB/YcdC domain-containing protein — protein MNMKKRWLQGILATSLVFAAVPSYASELKVNAEQVNPVFSKEVETTLSKIYKLTPELKEINLEEKNYFDASEYGPAGWSIIFSNRPKDADPNSRDYIEAHIGIEAVTGKLIHFSVHHPEWASEKLPDEKLTKVKALAFAQELYGEELKNYEMAEFLNYGASGPSSDDPRIYTQAGVTFHRLIHGVELWNLGSFQVYVNEKGRVTQLYHHDRGDQKLIEDITKFPLPEKAISKEEAKKIYRDKIEMELNYAAEQPTSRTPLNWDKQEKKSVLKYDPSQYGFLNAVTGEELKLFYGGDEQTRQRLSLIPQNKTETVLSKEAAASFIKKYHQFDLADLEYYEMEHVMDDSRVEYNWSNRRSLQTDGKAQPPTFVSLSTDKKGNVLGVHIQVHPIENSKPLEANKITQDEALKRAIQFLEGQVEAKELELSYIHDTTKGEQVPEWVNQEKLTQMRSYESPKYRFSFVGLHKGVTVSDQYYSVSVDANSGQVLEFQLPQKFDYDALPSAQPVLSKEEAEDLFMENLNLNLYYYWPEYYGQYAPSPVLIYRLDGKKEQYIDAHKKEPVPFN, from the coding sequence ATGAATATGAAGAAAAGATGGTTGCAGGGTATCTTGGCTACAAGCTTGGTTTTTGCAGCTGTACCTAGTTATGCTTCAGAATTAAAAGTAAATGCTGAACAAGTAAACCCGGTCTTCAGCAAAGAAGTAGAAACGACTTTAAGTAAAATTTATAAATTGACTCCCGAATTAAAGGAGATAAATCTTGAAGAAAAAAACTATTTTGATGCGAGTGAATATGGACCGGCGGGATGGTCGATTATCTTTTCAAATCGTCCCAAGGATGCTGACCCTAACAGCCGTGATTATATAGAAGCACACATAGGGATAGAAGCTGTGACGGGAAAGCTAATCCACTTTAGCGTTCACCACCCGGAGTGGGCTTCTGAGAAACTTCCAGATGAAAAGCTAACGAAAGTAAAGGCTCTTGCCTTCGCACAAGAACTCTATGGAGAAGAGCTTAAGAATTATGAGATGGCTGAGTTTCTCAACTATGGAGCCTCTGGCCCGTCTAGCGATGATCCCCGTATTTACACCCAAGCAGGGGTGACTTTTCATCGTTTAATTCACGGTGTTGAGCTATGGAATCTAGGCTCTTTCCAGGTTTACGTTAATGAAAAGGGCCGTGTAACTCAGTTATATCACCATGATCGTGGAGATCAGAAATTAATTGAAGATATTACTAAATTCCCGCTCCCCGAGAAGGCGATTTCCAAGGAGGAAGCGAAGAAAATATACCGTGATAAAATAGAGATGGAGCTTAATTATGCTGCGGAACAACCGACATCTAGAACTCCATTAAATTGGGACAAACAGGAGAAAAAGTCTGTATTAAAGTATGATCCATCCCAATATGGCTTTCTGAACGCTGTAACAGGAGAAGAGTTGAAGCTGTTCTATGGGGGAGATGAGCAGACCCGTCAGAGATTGTCCTTGATTCCACAAAATAAGACGGAAACCGTGTTAAGCAAAGAAGCGGCAGCTTCGTTCATCAAGAAGTACCATCAATTTGACTTAGCAGATTTAGAGTACTATGAGATGGAGCATGTCATGGATGATTCACGGGTGGAATATAACTGGTCCAATAGGCGTTCTCTTCAAACAGATGGAAAGGCACAGCCGCCTACTTTTGTTTCCCTTTCAACGGATAAAAAGGGAAACGTTCTCGGCGTTCATATTCAAGTACATCCTATAGAGAACTCCAAACCATTGGAAGCGAATAAAATAACCCAGGATGAAGCACTAAAAAGAGCAATCCAATTCCTAGAGGGACAAGTGGAAGCGAAAGAGCTTGAGTTAAGTTATATTCATGATACGACGAAAGGCGAGCAGGTGCCTGAGTGGGTTAATCAGGAAAAGTTAACTCAAATGAGGTCCTACGAATCGCCGAAATATCGTTTTAGTTTTGTTGGATTACATAAGGGAGTTACGGTAAGTGACCAGTATTACTCCGTCTCTGTTGATGCAAACTCGGGACAAGTCTTAGAATTCCAACTGCCTCAGAAATTTGACTATGACGCCCTGCCAAGTGCCCAACCGGTGCTATCCAAGGAAGAAGCAGAAGATCTCTTCATGGAGAATCTTAATCTAAATCTTTATTATTATTGGCCCGAATACTATGGACAGTATGCGCCGAGTCCGGTTCTGATCTATAGATTAGATGGTAAGAAAGAGCAATATATTGACGCGCACAAAAAAGAACCAGTACCGTTTAATTAA
- a CDS encoding peroxiredoxin, whose translation MHNDERSFQPFCATRDDVAPLFSAPALVGRELKKLSLEDCRGKWVVLFFYPSDFTFVUPTELAAVAALYPHFQALGTEVWSISTDSVFTHKVFKDVSPKARTVSFPMLSDRNLKISKAYRVLDESAGAAFRATIIVDPEGIIVSKLVYPKEVGRNTYEILRLVQGIQFGRQTGLGVPANWVPGMPGIKTDFPNVGTV comes from the coding sequence ATGCATAATGACGAGAGATCTTTCCAACCCTTTTGTGCTACCCGAGATGATGTGGCCCCGCTTTTTTCCGCACCCGCTCTGGTCGGGAGGGAGTTAAAAAAGCTAAGCCTGGAAGATTGTAGAGGGAAGTGGGTTGTTTTATTTTTTTATCCGAGTGATTTTACTTTTGTTTGACCGACAGAGTTAGCAGCGGTCGCTGCTCTTTATCCTCACTTCCAAGCCTTAGGCACAGAGGTTTGGTCTATTAGTACGGACAGTGTTTTTACTCATAAGGTGTTTAAAGATGTGTCGCCAAAAGCTAGAACCGTTTCCTTCCCCATGCTGTCGGATCGGAATTTAAAAATTAGCAAAGCTTACCGAGTCTTAGATGAATCGGCAGGGGCAGCGTTTCGGGCTACTATTATTGTTGATCCTGAGGGAATTATTGTATCTAAGCTTGTTTATCCAAAAGAGGTGGGAAGAAATACTTACGAAATTCTTCGTTTAGTCCAAGGGATACAATTTGGGCGTCAGACAGGACTAGGAGTGCCTGCCAATTGGGTTCCAGGGATGCCTGGAATTAAAACCGATTTTCCGAATGTGGGGACTGTTTAG
- a CDS encoding glycine betaine ABC transporter substrate-binding protein, whose product MLKGKLKSSILTAMLGAGMLLAGCSSETTQPQSNTETPQQDAPSAEANIGDQVNFQLIGIDPGAGLMKATAQAIEDYGLADWELVEGSGAAMTAALTKAYENQEPIIVTGWTPHWKFAKYDLKYLEDPKGIFGADEDIHTIARLGLKDDHPSAHAVLDKFHWSPDDMAEVMVSTIDGKEPVEAAEAWIAKNESKVNEWVEGVEPVQGDQITLAYVAWDSEIASTHVVAAVLEQVGYKVELSQVEAGPMWAGVAGGDADAIVAAWLPTTHADYYQQFDGQFEDLGANLKGTKIGLVVPSYMEINSIEDLK is encoded by the coding sequence ATGTTAAAAGGAAAATTGAAATCATCAATACTTACTGCGATGCTAGGTGCAGGAATGCTTCTTGCTGGATGTTCCTCAGAGACCACTCAGCCACAATCAAACACAGAAACTCCACAACAGGATGCCCCAAGCGCAGAAGCTAACATTGGGGATCAAGTTAACTTTCAATTAATTGGAATAGATCCTGGTGCCGGACTTATGAAGGCAACAGCGCAAGCGATAGAAGATTACGGTTTAGCGGATTGGGAACTAGTCGAAGGGTCAGGTGCAGCGATGACAGCGGCCCTGACTAAAGCCTATGAAAATCAAGAACCCATCATTGTAACAGGTTGGACTCCGCATTGGAAGTTTGCGAAATACGATCTAAAGTATCTGGAGGATCCAAAAGGGATATTCGGAGCGGATGAAGACATTCATACGATTGCCCGTCTAGGATTGAAGGATGATCATCCAAGTGCCCATGCTGTTCTAGATAAATTCCATTGGTCCCCTGATGATATGGCTGAAGTGATGGTTAGCACCATTGATGGAAAAGAGCCTGTAGAAGCAGCTGAAGCATGGATCGCAAAGAACGAGAGCAAAGTGAATGAATGGGTAGAAGGAGTTGAACCGGTACAAGGAGACCAGATTACCTTAGCTTATGTAGCATGGGATTCTGAAATTGCAAGTACTCATGTGGTAGCAGCCGTACTCGAACAGGTAGGTTATAAAGTGGAATTAAGTCAAGTGGAAGCAGGTCCAATGTGGGCAGGGGTTGCCGGTGGGGATGCAGATGCCATCGTGGCAGCTTGGTTGCCTACGACTCATGCAGACTATTATCAACAATTCGATGGTCAGTTTGAAGACCTTGGAGCTAACCTGAAAGGAACGAAGATTGGATTAGTTGTACCTTCCTATATGGAGATCAATTCGATCGAGGACTTAAAATAA
- a CDS encoding MFS transporter, translating into MEDSNYSHIEKKVIPLWGLTVWLVVMNTTMFNVALPSVISEFQLTPTAGSIIVSGYSIAFAISTITYSRLSDFLPIRTLLISALILVGTSSFIGYLAHSFSLLIIGRFLQALGAGAVPGLAMVLAARYILLARRGRAMSLISSAASLGFGLGPVVGGALTQWWGWNSLFMVTALVLLLIPLYHKWLPLEKRQTVEFDSMGAFLTALGVAGTLAFLVTFKLWVLGGSLVVWLLLWRHIHRLKKKTPFIQPALLKQSRFLMLLFMGFSAFSTHFAILFLIPIILAVLFGKSPAFIGLVIFPGAMLSAIAAIFIGKAIDRLGNTPLIMAGHSLLGLSTICLAFFSDVSPYVIMVIYMLTSTGFTSLTSSLSNEVSRILDKSLMGAGMGLLQLIQFIGGAIGVTIAGLFLDLSRHLQPDVMYRNVFLTLTGLVLSSFALYAIYRKQEKETSQLQNSARCT; encoded by the coding sequence ATGGAGGATTCGAATTATTCCCATATTGAGAAAAAAGTAATTCCATTATGGGGACTCACGGTTTGGCTTGTGGTCATGAACACGACGATGTTTAATGTAGCCCTGCCCAGCGTGATTAGTGAGTTTCAACTTACGCCTACTGCTGGTTCTATTATTGTTTCCGGTTATTCCATTGCCTTCGCCATTTCTACGATTACATATAGTCGGTTATCGGATTTTCTTCCGATCCGCACCTTGTTGATCTCGGCCTTAATCCTGGTGGGGACCTCTTCTTTTATAGGATATCTAGCTCATTCCTTTTCTCTGCTGATTATCGGACGGTTTTTACAGGCATTAGGAGCAGGTGCTGTTCCTGGTTTAGCGATGGTGCTGGCAGCCCGCTATATCCTGCTGGCTAGAAGAGGAAGAGCCATGTCACTGATTTCATCGGCTGCGTCGCTTGGTTTTGGATTGGGGCCCGTTGTGGGTGGAGCGCTGACACAATGGTGGGGTTGGAATTCCTTATTTATGGTAACAGCACTGGTACTCTTGTTAATTCCTCTATATCATAAGTGGCTTCCTCTGGAGAAACGACAAACCGTTGAATTTGATTCGATGGGTGCTTTTCTAACGGCACTTGGAGTAGCAGGGACATTAGCCTTCCTCGTCACGTTCAAGCTTTGGGTATTGGGAGGCAGCCTAGTCGTTTGGTTACTCCTGTGGAGACACATCCATCGTTTGAAAAAGAAAACTCCCTTTATTCAACCAGCACTCTTAAAACAAAGCAGGTTTCTGATGCTGCTATTTATGGGATTTTCTGCATTTTCTACTCACTTTGCCATTCTTTTTCTAATACCGATTATTTTAGCGGTGTTGTTTGGTAAGAGCCCAGCTTTTATCGGTCTTGTAATTTTTCCAGGAGCGATGTTATCCGCTATTGCAGCCATTTTCATCGGTAAGGCCATTGATCGTTTGGGAAATACGCCTTTAATCATGGCAGGCCACAGTCTCCTTGGCTTATCGACGATTTGTTTAGCCTTTTTTTCAGATGTTTCCCCGTATGTCATTATGGTCATCTATATGTTAACGAGCACGGGCTTTACCAGCCTTACCTCTAGTCTTTCCAATGAGGTATCAAGAATCTTGGATAAATCGCTGATGGGCGCTGGAATGGGGTTGCTTCAACTCATTCAATTTATTGGAGGGGCCATTGGAGTGACCATAGCAGGTCTCTTTCTGGACTTAAGCCGTCATTTGCAGCCGGATGTGATGTATCGAAATGTCTTCTTGACATTAACCGGATTGGTTTTATCTTCTTTTGCTCTCTATGCAATCTATAGAAAGCAAGAAAAAGAAACTTCTCAACTCCAAAATTCAGCCAGATGTACATAG
- a CDS encoding S-layer homology domain-containing protein, with protein MFSKRCIAGFITLGLIGNPSFTQAAFQDIENSYAKESIVFLAEQGVLYGMQTHTYGPKEVVTRKQFAVMLAKAIGIQPSHPVTPSYSDLPITDWSYGYLEALTQLGVVKGLNGQFDGDSSITREEAALMVHQSLGLNQQTALQLSSVTYKDEGEIAPYAIEAVNSLSHFGIMKGNQGYFSPKLSLTREQMAILGKQVFDRHQTKAENKDWAATPFTIELKPGEQTTIEITTAGHNAFSPVYGFDHPEIGQVTTSGLFTAKAPGKGFLSVTLGNHTQFILVKVTE; from the coding sequence ATGTTTAGCAAAAGATGCATAGCAGGTTTCATAACACTAGGACTTATAGGAAATCCTTCCTTTACTCAAGCCGCGTTTCAGGACATTGAGAACTCCTATGCCAAGGAGTCCATTGTATTCTTAGCCGAACAAGGCGTCTTGTACGGGATGCAAACCCATACCTATGGACCGAAGGAGGTTGTCACTCGCAAGCAATTTGCTGTCATGTTGGCAAAAGCGATTGGAATTCAACCTTCCCATCCCGTGACTCCCTCGTATTCCGATCTTCCGATTACCGACTGGTCATATGGCTACCTCGAAGCTCTTACACAACTAGGTGTGGTTAAAGGATTGAACGGACAGTTCGATGGAGACAGTTCCATTACTAGAGAAGAAGCCGCTCTAATGGTCCATCAATCTCTAGGGCTTAATCAACAGACTGCCTTACAGCTAAGTTCTGTTACCTATAAAGATGAGGGGGAGATCGCTCCTTATGCCATAGAGGCTGTAAATTCCCTGAGTCACTTTGGGATTATGAAAGGAAATCAGGGATACTTTTCTCCAAAACTAAGTCTTACGCGGGAGCAAATGGCGATCCTAGGCAAACAAGTCTTTGATCGACACCAAACCAAAGCAGAGAACAAAGATTGGGCAGCAACTCCGTTCACGATAGAGCTTAAGCCAGGAGAACAAACAACAATTGAAATCACAACAGCAGGCCACAATGCATTCAGCCCTGTCTATGGATTTGACCATCCCGAGATCGGACAAGTTACAACCAGCGGCTTATTTACAGCAAAAGCACCAGGTAAAGGGTTTCTATCGGTAACACTAGGCAATCATACTCAATTTATCCTTGTAAAGGTCACAGAATAA
- a CDS encoding small acid-soluble spore protein H has product MNAQRAQEIADSPVMVNVTYNGMPIYIQHVDEGDETARIYPLDQPENEQEVSLNSLTEH; this is encoded by the coding sequence ATGAACGCCCAGCGTGCACAAGAGATTGCAGATTCACCTGTAATGGTCAATGTAACCTACAATGGAATGCCCATCTATATTCAACACGTTGACGAAGGCGATGAGACAGCTAGAATCTATCCTCTTGATCAGCCTGAAAACGAACAAGAGGTATCTTTAAACAGCTTAACCGAGCACTAA
- a CDS encoding sporulation protein YjcZ — MGVPVAGGWGGGLAFILVLYILLVIILQPGVFY; from the coding sequence ATGGGAGTTCCTGTTGCTGGTGGATGGGGAGGCGGCCTTGCCTTCATTTTGGTTCTCTACATCTTGCTTGTGATCATTCTTCAACCAGGTGTTTTCTACTAA
- a CDS encoding YckD family protein: MMHLLKKALVISTVCSMMLVGPIKALAENDSTAEVKKVELTVQQKSELAALHKEILEKRKEVINKYVQFGVMTEEKGKKVISHLEEHYTKMEKNGFIPKYDKHHKKHHRE; this comes from the coding sequence ATGATGCATCTATTAAAAAAAGCTTTGGTTATCTCAACCGTATGTTCTATGATGTTGGTTGGTCCAATAAAAGCATTGGCAGAAAACGACTCAACAGCTGAAGTGAAAAAAGTGGAATTGACTGTACAACAAAAGAGCGAGCTCGCTGCCCTCCATAAGGAGATCTTGGAGAAGCGAAAAGAGGTCATCAACAAATATGTGCAATTTGGTGTGATGACGGAGGAGAAGGGGAAAAAGGTGATCTCCCACTTGGAAGAGCATTATACTAAGATGGAGAAGAATGGGTTTATACCTAAGTATGATAAACATCATAAGAAGCATCATCGTGAATAA
- a CDS encoding GyrI-like domain-containing protein, translating to MELRYVNLPEMILAGISERTSNVVEASEGGKLPGMWNTFFGGQVTNKLGGVTEIHREKIYSLYTDYENGANGEYTVVIGHQVTGKSNDFSDGLKSVVVPEAKYAVFTSRRGPVSQVVPEMWQTIWNWTVSTSARRTFTGDFEVYEVENFNPSDAVVEIYIAVE from the coding sequence GTGGAACTGAGATATGTGAATTTACCAGAAATGATTCTAGCAGGAATTAGTGAGAGAACAAGCAACGTTGTGGAGGCAAGTGAGGGTGGTAAGCTTCCGGGAATGTGGAATACGTTCTTTGGTGGGCAAGTAACGAATAAACTGGGAGGGGTCACGGAGATTCATCGGGAAAAAATATATTCGCTCTATACGGATTACGAGAATGGGGCAAATGGAGAGTATACGGTGGTGATCGGCCATCAGGTTACAGGAAAGAGTAATGATTTTTCTGATGGCCTAAAGAGCGTGGTTGTCCCTGAAGCGAAGTACGCCGTTTTCACAAGTAGAAGAGGGCCTGTTTCACAGGTCGTACCCGAAATGTGGCAGACGATCTGGAACTGGACGGTGTCGACTTCTGCGCGCAGAACCTTTACGGGTGATTTTGAAGTATACGAAGTAGAGAACTTCAATCCTAGTGATGCTGTGGTGGAGATTTATATCGCTGTAGAGTAG
- a CDS encoding aldo/keto reductase produces the protein MQSSSVLSNGVEMPLLGLGVWRVQEGQEVVSSVKHAIQVGYRSIDTAAVYANEEGVGKAIQEAGVPRKDLFITTKVWNANQGYDSTLQAFEESKKKLGLNYLDLYLIHWPVKGKYKETWKAIEKLYKDGEVRAIGVSNFHIHHLQDLISEAEHVPMVNQVEYHPLLSQKELLTFCKENKIQLEAWSPLMQGNLNLPLLAELSEKYKKTPAQIILRWDLQHGVVTIPKSITPHRIEENANVFDFELSAEDMERIDGLNQNKRFGPDPDNFAF, from the coding sequence ATGCAAAGTTCTAGCGTACTAAGCAATGGAGTAGAAATGCCTCTTCTTGGTTTGGGTGTATGGAGAGTGCAAGAAGGGCAAGAGGTTGTATCTTCTGTAAAGCATGCCATACAAGTTGGGTACCGGAGTATTGATACGGCAGCAGTTTATGCTAACGAGGAAGGTGTGGGCAAGGCGATACAGGAGGCAGGAGTCCCTCGCAAGGATCTTTTCATTACAACAAAAGTCTGGAATGCAAATCAAGGCTATGATTCCACTCTCCAAGCTTTTGAAGAAAGCAAAAAGAAATTAGGACTTAATTATTTAGATCTTTATCTTATCCACTGGCCAGTAAAAGGGAAGTATAAAGAAACATGGAAGGCCATAGAGAAACTTTATAAGGACGGTGAAGTTCGCGCTATTGGAGTGAGTAACTTCCATATTCACCACCTACAGGATCTCATCTCTGAAGCTGAACATGTACCTATGGTGAATCAAGTCGAGTATCATCCCTTACTCTCACAAAAAGAACTCCTCACCTTCTGTAAAGAAAATAAGATCCAGTTAGAGGCCTGGAGTCCGCTCATGCAAGGAAATCTTAACCTTCCTCTGCTAGCTGAACTTAGTGAGAAGTATAAGAAGACCCCAGCCCAAATTATTCTTCGCTGGGACTTGCAACACGGCGTGGTAACCATACCGAAATCGATCACCCCTCACCGAATCGAAGAGAATGCGAATGTCTTTGATTTTGAACTATCTGCAGAGGATATGGAGCGTATAGACGGCCTAAATCAGAATAAGCGCTTTGGTCCTGATCCGGATAATTTTGCTTTTTAG
- a CDS encoding DUF4855 domain-containing protein gives MLRKMMIGLLASCFLIGSIQAAGAESGSSPVTPSITYTVEQKAPDELFKRNEYKSYPGPIDGLLSKSDSWTGFFRQEGRDIIVDLGVGRVLSEVSLEFQQNKSAGIVLPKYMEVTVSADGHKWNKLGEVKSPVLSSDPNVLTRQYGLTFKPMYTRYVKLHFPVDVWVFARKLVLKEEPISALVEPTVLGHASKHGTPEQGYMKIEGIDDLALIYTGGHGDKGIWKKEDFLPMTAYMDRQGNIQDQLFDSFLFLPYPNLTNSKEEWIMYLEDLFKKGQQLDALNEAGKSIADKLSAKPKVVLSLPYPHPKQEQFGLLVDPTNTLIFSHTRVAPEDAAKNRASAIQWYYSELMKEWEEAAFSHLDLAGIYWYQETMDYTIPYEKELVQLAASMVHEDGHKFFWIPYFGSHGYEHWSNYGFDYVFLQPNFYAKDTPPANRMENIAEIANKHHLAVELELDDNILLNRYYYDLFYQQLNKGAEYQLHTQASNAYYLGGAKVLVQASRSNQPLARQIYDDMYQWINGTYQAKKQ, from the coding sequence ATGCTTCGAAAAATGATGATTGGGCTGTTAGCATCCTGTTTTTTAATTGGAAGTATTCAAGCTGCGGGAGCAGAATCCGGCTCAAGCCCTGTAACCCCATCCATAACTTACACCGTGGAACAAAAAGCACCAGATGAACTGTTTAAACGCAATGAATATAAGTCATATCCAGGTCCTATCGACGGGCTACTCTCTAAGAGCGATTCTTGGACAGGCTTCTTTCGCCAAGAGGGGCGAGATATTATCGTTGATCTAGGTGTGGGACGAGTCTTAAGTGAAGTGTCCCTTGAATTTCAACAAAATAAAAGTGCAGGTATTGTTCTGCCTAAATATATGGAAGTTACCGTTTCGGCAGACGGTCACAAGTGGAACAAGCTCGGTGAGGTCAAGTCCCCCGTGTTGTCCTCTGACCCTAATGTCTTAACCCGCCAATATGGTCTTACGTTCAAACCAATGTATACAAGATATGTGAAATTACATTTCCCAGTTGATGTCTGGGTCTTCGCACGCAAATTAGTGTTAAAAGAAGAGCCAATATCTGCCCTCGTGGAGCCAACGGTCTTAGGTCATGCTTCAAAACATGGAACACCGGAACAAGGATATATGAAAATTGAAGGAATAGATGATCTCGCTCTCATCTACACAGGTGGACATGGTGATAAGGGAATATGGAAGAAAGAAGATTTCCTTCCCATGACAGCCTACATGGATAGACAAGGGAATATTCAAGATCAATTATTCGATTCCTTCCTCTTCCTGCCGTATCCAAACCTCACCAATTCAAAAGAGGAATGGATCATGTATTTAGAGGACTTGTTTAAAAAAGGACAACAGCTAGACGCCTTAAATGAAGCGGGAAAATCGATCGCCGACAAACTTTCAGCTAAACCCAAGGTTGTCTTAAGTCTACCTTACCCTCATCCAAAACAGGAACAGTTTGGCCTGCTCGTCGATCCAACGAACACCCTAATCTTTTCACACACAAGAGTAGCACCGGAGGATGCTGCGAAAAATCGTGCATCCGCAATCCAATGGTACTATTCCGAGCTCATGAAAGAATGGGAAGAAGCTGCTTTCTCCCATCTCGATTTAGCCGGGATCTATTGGTACCAAGAAACGATGGACTATACGATTCCTTATGAAAAAGAACTCGTGCAACTAGCTGCCAGTATGGTTCATGAAGATGGACACAAATTCTTCTGGATTCCCTACTTTGGTTCCCATGGCTATGAACATTGGTCAAACTATGGCTTTGATTATGTATTCTTACAGCCAAATTTTTATGCCAAGGATACCCCACCAGCCAACCGCATGGAGAATATTGCAGAAATCGCAAATAAGCACCATCTTGCTGTTGAACTCGAACTCGACGATAACATCTTGCTTAACCGCTATTACTATGACCTCTTTTATCAGCAACTGAATAAAGGAGCAGAATATCAGCTTCATACACAGGCAAGCAATGCTTATTACTTAGGTGGAGCCAAAGTTCTCGTACAAGCATCTAGAAGCAACCAACCACTTGCAAGACAGATTTATGATGATATGTATCAATGGATAAATGGAACTTATCAGGCGAAGAAACAGTAG